One Echinicola strongylocentroti DNA window includes the following coding sequences:
- a CDS encoding POTRA domain-containing protein translates to MKRPIITSLILLMWSWVSVQAQQGYELQYEITGEHHRKGTKEGLDTLGVQHFLQGELKELWSEGYLMAEVVDLTYHDSVAKATITTRDKFRWMELRRGNLSESLVRRAGGDPRDFRGQPVSYKKVARLFEKLLGIQENQGYPFAAVRLDSITQEGNGFQANIWLEKGPFIQFDSLKISGNARVKKVILGRKLGIVPGEPFSQKAVESAFQLLKEMPYYEVMEPPRVSFQNSEATVYLSLQNRKVNALDGIIGLLPNEAEANKLMVTGQFDLAIYNPVGRGRQYGLHWQRLTQYSQNLEVSAVEPQLFGTGIDVNASFFLLKEDTTFVNRDFRLGFGYQVRPRLYLDVFSKWKAGDLLSVPEVNAAEELPAELDFRYHSYGLRLHYQQLDDGYQPKNGWRLIMEGGVGNKKILQNTGIPEGVYEEVDTEAIQTFGTMSLEEYWRVSNRLVGFLRLRGGLLLGDNILKNDMYRLGGLRTLRGFNENFFFANRYVYANFEPRFYFEENSYFLLFTDVGALEQSGWALPDQLDKIISFGAGLNLRTGNGEFRFLYGMGRSNEQEIGVNYAKIHFGYIGRF, encoded by the coding sequence TTGAAACGTCCAATCATTACATCACTGATTTTATTGATGTGGTCCTGGGTCTCCGTACAAGCCCAACAGGGCTATGAGCTACAGTATGAAATTACCGGGGAACACCACCGAAAAGGGACGAAAGAGGGACTGGATACCTTAGGTGTTCAGCATTTTTTGCAAGGAGAGCTTAAAGAACTATGGAGTGAAGGTTACCTGATGGCGGAGGTAGTGGACTTGACCTATCATGACAGTGTGGCAAAGGCGACGATAACGACCAGGGATAAATTCAGGTGGATGGAGTTACGTCGGGGCAATTTATCCGAAAGCCTTGTGAGGAGGGCTGGGGGGGATCCAAGGGATTTTCGTGGACAGCCAGTCTCCTATAAGAAAGTGGCACGACTTTTTGAAAAATTACTGGGTATACAAGAAAATCAAGGATACCCCTTTGCGGCAGTGCGCCTAGATAGCATTACACAAGAAGGAAATGGTTTTCAAGCTAATATATGGCTGGAAAAAGGCCCTTTTATCCAATTTGACAGTCTAAAGATCAGTGGAAATGCCCGCGTCAAAAAAGTGATCTTGGGAAGGAAACTTGGAATAGTGCCTGGGGAACCATTCTCCCAAAAGGCGGTGGAGTCGGCTTTCCAGTTGCTTAAAGAAATGCCTTACTATGAAGTGATGGAGCCGCCTAGGGTGAGTTTTCAGAACAGTGAGGCGACTGTTTATCTCAGCCTCCAAAACCGCAAAGTAAATGCTCTTGATGGTATCATCGGTCTGCTACCCAACGAAGCCGAAGCCAATAAGCTAATGGTGACGGGCCAGTTTGATCTGGCCATTTATAATCCAGTAGGTAGAGGGAGGCAATATGGGCTACACTGGCAGCGATTAACACAATATAGCCAAAACCTGGAAGTGTCTGCAGTGGAGCCGCAGCTTTTTGGAACGGGGATAGATGTGAATGCTTCTTTTTTCCTGCTCAAAGAGGATACGACCTTCGTCAATAGGGATTTTCGGCTGGGGTTTGGTTACCAAGTGAGACCACGATTGTATTTGGATGTGTTCAGCAAATGGAAGGCGGGGGACTTATTGTCTGTCCCGGAGGTCAATGCTGCTGAAGAACTTCCCGCAGAGTTGGATTTTCGATACCACAGTTATGGTCTTCGTCTCCATTACCAGCAACTGGACGACGGATACCAGCCCAAAAATGGCTGGAGGCTCATAATGGAGGGTGGAGTGGGCAATAAAAAAATCCTACAAAATACGGGGATTCCGGAAGGAGTTTATGAGGAGGTTGACACGGAGGCCATTCAGACATTCGGTACTATGTCTTTAGAAGAATATTGGCGGGTGAGTAACAGACTGGTCGGTTTTTTGAGGCTGCGGGGAGGACTTCTTTTGGGAGACAATATCCTGAAAAATGATATGTACCGATTGGGGGGGCTCAGGACGCTCAGAGGTTTTAATGAGAATTTCTTCTTCGCAAACCGATATGTTTATGCTAATTTTGAACCCAGGTTTTATTTTGAAGAAAATTCTTATTTTCTGCTCTTTACAGATGTAGGGGCCTTGGAGCAGTCAGGCTGGGCTTTGCCTGATCAGCTTGACAAAATCATATCCTTCGGAGCAGGGCTAAACCTCCGTACAGGAAATGGGGAATTCCGGTTTTTGTACGGGATGGGCAGGTCAAATGAGCAGGAAATTGGTGTAAATTACGCAAAGATTCACTTTGGATATATTGGCAGATTTTAG
- a CDS encoding PorP/SprF family type IX secretion system membrane protein translates to MKKRIYLNFIFFSGFLLGGISPSCVFAQQDAQFTQYMYNGLYYNPAFAGSDEGYQFTALHRSQWLGYTTSSGNGGAPTTQLVTAAGRVSGTSFGWGLSFTNDDIGPATSQEVNISAAYHKKIRRGVLSFGVSGGVFSNTIQFDEIDVVNPDPSIPSSGNESQMSANFGAGLLYEAPKYYVSLSSRHLNEPTFDFGDNSFDNQLVNHSYLMVGYKIRTFAQVTFDPSILLKSEGFNNFSYDVSVIATYNDRMSGGLAFRGEESLSVLMGYKLLRDKSLKLGYAFDLVMSGTEAKAPTSHEFMLTYNLPAVAKKIESIIQRTPRFRF, encoded by the coding sequence ATGAAAAAGAGAATTTACCTTAATTTTATTTTTTTCTCAGGATTTCTACTTGGGGGGATCAGTCCGTCCTGCGTTTTTGCGCAACAAGACGCCCAATTCACACAATATATGTACAATGGGCTCTATTATAATCCCGCTTTTGCGGGAAGTGATGAGGGCTATCAGTTTACCGCCTTGCACCGAAGCCAATGGCTAGGATATACCACCTCTTCAGGAAATGGAGGTGCTCCCACTACGCAGCTCGTAACAGCTGCTGGCAGGGTCTCCGGCACATCATTTGGTTGGGGATTATCGTTTACCAATGATGATATTGGTCCAGCGACAAGCCAAGAAGTGAATATTTCAGCTGCTTATCACAAAAAAATCAGGCGCGGTGTGCTGAGCTTTGGGGTCTCTGGGGGCGTGTTTTCCAACACTATACAATTCGATGAAATCGACGTAGTCAATCCCGACCCTTCGATTCCAAGCAGTGGTAACGAAAGTCAGATGAGTGCAAATTTTGGTGCGGGGTTGCTTTACGAAGCGCCCAAGTATTATGTCTCACTGAGCAGTAGGCACCTCAATGAGCCTACTTTTGATTTTGGAGACAATTCCTTTGATAATCAACTGGTCAATCACAGTTATTTGATGGTGGGATACAAGATACGGACTTTTGCACAAGTGACATTTGATCCAAGTATTTTGTTAAAAAGTGAGGGCTTCAATAATTTTTCCTATGACGTGAGCGTTATAGCCACATATAATGACCGCATGAGCGGTGGATTAGCTTTTAGAGGAGAAGAGTCCCTTTCTGTATTGATGGGGTATAAATTATTAAGAGATAAGTCACTTAAATTGGGCTACGCCTTTGATTTGGTAATGAGTGGGACGGAAGCAAAGGCTCCAACCTCCCACGAGTTTATGTTAACGTATAATTTACCAGCTGTAGCGAAAAAAATAGAGAGTATAATACAACGGACTCCGAGATTCCGGTTTTAA
- the porK gene encoding T9SS ring complex lipoprotein PorK/GldK, protein MYKKMNSRFLTGIVMLLSVVLLQGCGLFGSKGSASEKANRTGEVTGVPDRSGWQQTLPHDMVPVKAGTFWMGQADEDIAVSKSSLNKQVTISEFYMDKYEVSNNKYRQFLEAVRMGELALSTPTTLKDPPQFNIDELLPDTTVWSQSFTHHYGDPLMEYYFEHPAFDDYPVVGISWEQAKKFCEWKSYHMNANDKSEYDMPRFRLPSEAEWEYAAKGGKEIAKYPWGGPYLKNRRGCLMANFKPGRGNYIDDGFAYTAPVDTYAPNNFGIYNMAGNVSEWVEDAYNPAGSSLTWDLDPRYEDENESRKVVRGGSWKDIAHYLETSTRTYEYQDVKTAHIGFRTVMTFIGRSGSMDVRATRRR, encoded by the coding sequence ATGTACAAGAAAATGAACTCACGATTTTTGACAGGGATCGTGATGCTACTATCCGTGGTACTGTTGCAGGGATGTGGTCTTTTTGGTAGCAAGGGTTCTGCTAGTGAAAAAGCCAACAGAACTGGTGAAGTGACTGGGGTTCCCGATCGGTCTGGATGGCAGCAGACCCTTCCTCATGATATGGTGCCGGTAAAGGCTGGTACTTTTTGGATGGGACAAGCTGATGAAGATATTGCCGTTAGTAAATCGTCGCTGAACAAACAGGTGACGATATCCGAATTTTATATGGATAAATATGAAGTGTCCAATAACAAGTACCGTCAGTTTTTGGAAGCGGTAAGAATGGGAGAATTGGCCCTGTCTACTCCCACTACACTTAAGGATCCTCCCCAATTTAATATAGATGAGCTTCTTCCCGACACTACTGTCTGGTCGCAGAGCTTTACCCATCATTATGGTGACCCGCTGATGGAGTACTATTTTGAACATCCGGCATTTGATGATTATCCCGTGGTAGGGATAAGTTGGGAACAAGCCAAGAAATTTTGCGAGTGGAAATCATACCACATGAATGCAAATGATAAGTCTGAATATGATATGCCAAGATTCCGGTTGCCGTCTGAAGCAGAATGGGAATATGCTGCCAAGGGAGGTAAAGAAATCGCCAAATACCCTTGGGGTGGCCCATACCTTAAAAATAGGAGAGGATGCCTGATGGCCAACTTTAAACCAGGTCGTGGCAATTATATAGATGATGGATTCGCCTATACAGCTCCTGTGGATACTTATGCACCCAATAATTTCGGTATCTATAACATGGCCGGTAATGTATCTGAATGGGTAGAAGATGCTTATAATCCCGCAGGAAGCTCCCTTACTTGGGATCTCGATCCCAGATATGAGGATGAAAACGAATCTCGCAAGGTTGTGCGTGGTGGCTCTTGGAAAGATATTGCTCATTACTTAGAGACCAGTACTCGAACGTATGAGTACCAAGATGTAAAAACTGCCCATATTGGATTCAGAACAGTAATGACCTTTATCGGTCGTTCAGGCTCCATGGACGTAAGAGCTACAAGAAGACGTTAA
- a CDS encoding uroporphyrinogen-III synthase, translated as MTKSTKDRFQPVKSILVSQPRPSDAKSPYFQLAEKYNLRIDFRPFIQVEPVSIREFRKQKIDILKHTAIIFTSRNAIDHFFKICQELKIEMPADMKYFCISEQTAHYLQKYIVIRKRKLFVGVRTAADLFDYFKKHKGEKYLFPCSDIRKNDIPDYLAKNNIEFTEAVIYHTVAADLSDLKDIKYDILAFYSPSGITSLIHNFADFDQGATRIAAFGPTTSKSVRDQNLILDIEAPMPNAPSMTGALELYIKKVNNL; from the coding sequence ATGACTAAATCTACTAAGGACAGATTTCAGCCGGTAAAGAGTATTTTGGTTTCTCAGCCTCGACCTTCCGATGCGAAGTCCCCTTATTTTCAGTTGGCCGAGAAATACAATTTAAGAATAGATTTCAGGCCTTTCATTCAGGTAGAGCCTGTTTCGATCCGGGAGTTTAGAAAGCAAAAGATCGATATTCTCAAGCACACGGCGATTATTTTTACTAGCCGCAATGCGATTGATCATTTCTTTAAAATTTGCCAAGAGCTCAAAATCGAAATGCCTGCAGACATGAAATACTTCTGTATTTCTGAGCAGACAGCGCACTATCTTCAGAAGTACATTGTGATCAGGAAGCGTAAGCTCTTCGTAGGGGTAAGGACCGCAGCGGATCTATTTGATTACTTCAAGAAACATAAAGGTGAAAAATACCTGTTTCCATGTTCAGATATCCGCAAAAATGACATTCCAGATTATCTGGCAAAGAACAATATCGAATTTACCGAAGCAGTAATTTACCACACGGTGGCTGCTGATCTTTCTGACCTGAAGGATATCAAGTATGATATTTTGGCTTTTTATAGTCCTTCAGGGATCACATCATTGATTCACAATTTTGCTGATTTTGATCAAGGGGCTACCCGGATAGCTGCTTTTGGTCCTACCACTTCTAAAAGTGTGAGGGATCAAAATCTCATTTTGGACATCGAGGCTCCTATGCCCAATGCGCCAAGTATGACCGGTGCGCTTGAATTGTACATAAAAAAAGTGAATAACCTCTGA
- the porM gene encoding type IX secretion system motor protein PorM/GldM, producing the protein MAGGKETPRQKMIGMMYLVLTALLALQVSNQILQKFILLNDGLERTSKNYIEKNASIVSNIEATVEQQGNNEKDLPKVETARQIREKSAEVFSYLEGLKQELITQSNALSDDGQFKNSALKNTDIAGNIFNNNKKGYEMQERLNQYPEEIEALLEEVGIPMEFEKIAKDAKEIDLFKNDPDVSYKDFVNLNFVKSPIGAVLAIISQYQNEVLNIESESLGSLTRSLGSFYYKADIFEPMVAANSNIVAAGTKFEGNLFIASASSSAQPKMSVNGKEVPVENGFGKISFPVGPADSYDDRGLAKRTLEGEVVVNIDGKDSLLSVNYDYFVANPTIEVTAEAIQQLYAQCANELSIKVPALGNSYAPEFSVTNGQAIKGSNPGDVTIIPANSGKVNIGVNSGGAKIGTVSYDIRPVPAPTIAAYNGEKEIDMSVPFPAPGPSQLKIKAVPEPTFGRTMPKDARFQVSGGVVKLLRNEVPREQVNISGEDIAIRQLLAAARSGDNLVIQVTEVTRTNFQGQKIKSNVNHIERIAIK; encoded by the coding sequence ATGGCCGGTGGAAAAGAAACGCCAAGGCAGAAGATGATCGGGATGATGTATCTCGTTCTGACCGCTCTTTTGGCGCTACAGGTAAGTAATCAAATATTGCAAAAGTTCATTCTTCTGAATGATGGCTTGGAGCGCACTTCCAAGAACTACATTGAAAAGAATGCCTCCATTGTCAGCAATATAGAAGCGACGGTGGAGCAGCAAGGAAATAATGAAAAGGACCTTCCCAAAGTGGAGACGGCACGGCAGATAAGGGAGAAATCCGCTGAAGTGTTTTCTTATTTGGAAGGATTGAAGCAGGAATTGATTACGCAGTCGAACGCATTAAGCGATGATGGACAGTTTAAGAACAGCGCCCTGAAAAATACGGATATTGCTGGCAATATCTTCAATAACAATAAAAAAGGATATGAGATGCAAGAGCGCCTCAATCAATATCCTGAAGAAATAGAAGCTCTCTTAGAGGAAGTTGGGATTCCTATGGAGTTTGAGAAAATTGCCAAGGATGCCAAGGAAATCGACTTGTTCAAGAATGACCCGGATGTGAGTTATAAAGATTTCGTAAACCTGAACTTTGTCAAATCTCCTATTGGTGCGGTATTGGCCATCATCAGTCAGTACCAAAATGAGGTGCTGAACATCGAATCAGAATCATTGGGGTCGCTGACCCGTTCTTTGGGATCGTTTTACTATAAAGCAGATATCTTCGAACCCATGGTAGCGGCCAACTCCAATATTGTGGCGGCAGGGACCAAATTTGAAGGTAACCTGTTTATCGCTTCGGCTTCTTCTTCGGCACAGCCCAAGATGAGCGTGAACGGAAAAGAAGTTCCTGTGGAAAATGGTTTTGGTAAAATCAGCTTTCCAGTGGGACCAGCCGACAGTTACGATGACAGAGGGCTCGCCAAGCGTACCTTGGAAGGTGAAGTGGTGGTAAACATCGATGGCAAGGACAGTCTGCTGAGTGTCAACTATGACTACTTCGTGGCCAATCCGACCATTGAGGTGACCGCAGAGGCTATCCAACAGCTATATGCGCAGTGTGCAAACGAACTGAGCATTAAAGTTCCTGCTTTGGGCAATAGCTATGCACCTGAGTTTTCCGTTACCAATGGACAGGCCATTAAGGGCAGTAACCCTGGTGATGTGACCATTATTCCTGCCAATTCAGGAAAAGTAAACATCGGCGTGAACAGTGGTGGTGCCAAAATCGGAACGGTTAGTTACGATATCAGACCAGTACCAGCGCCGACCATTGCTGCTTATAATGGAGAGAAGGAAATCGATATGAGTGTGCCTTTCCCCGCTCCTGGGCCTTCTCAGCTAAAAATAAAGGCTGTACCGGAGCCGACTTTTGGTCGGACGATGCCTAAAGATGCTAGGTTCCAAGTCTCTGGTGGTGTAGTGAAGCTCCTGAGAAACGAAGTTCCTAGGGAGCAAGTTAACATCAGCGGAGAGGATATAGCCATTAGGCAGCTGTTAGCAGCTGCGAGAAGTGGTGATAACTTGGTGATTCAAGTAACGGAAGTTACCAGGACAAACTTCCAAGGTCAAAAAATAAAAAGTAATGTCAACCATATAGAGCGGATTGCCATTAAGTAA
- a CDS encoding DUF4271 domain-containing protein, which yields MRKEIRGLIAAVCLFFLFGTLQAQVLENYNPRIVISEKYDLLPSPVMAAVDLDLETYPLASFQLVFPAETAVFLDNTLWFYASADTSFVLPLKRLKEISPVDSQSGTLPLRAYKEGIDKSQLSVKKGVFRKGKSVDSSIDTPSEQLRKKDPVKDFLIVALVVVLSLIALFKVTYPVIFQSALRPVTMFAEELSEGGSGIKTFSSDVIFYLLVFSMLMSLFTFSCLHFAGISLLDDYLVGGLNSLLLVWLSGTAFFMVLSFMKYLWIKFFAVVYQLDKVDFSQFFYLVRILMMVLLVMFIVLMGFYLQGYTKMDEMVEFALGLFLLVYLAGIFRLFYLMLKKVPFKSYHLFSYLCSSELVPFLVIVKLIVG from the coding sequence ATGAGAAAGGAAATCAGGGGGCTGATTGCCGCCGTTTGTTTATTTTTTCTATTTGGGACACTACAGGCGCAGGTCTTGGAGAACTACAATCCAAGGATAGTGATTTCGGAAAAGTACGACCTTCTCCCTTCTCCTGTCATGGCGGCGGTGGATTTGGATTTGGAAACCTACCCATTGGCTTCATTTCAGCTGGTTTTTCCTGCTGAAACAGCGGTTTTTTTGGACAATACCTTATGGTTTTATGCATCGGCAGATACCAGTTTTGTACTACCGCTAAAGCGCCTAAAAGAAATAAGTCCTGTCGATAGCCAGTCTGGAACATTGCCTTTGAGAGCATACAAGGAGGGTATTGACAAGTCCCAGCTTTCGGTGAAAAAGGGTGTTTTCAGAAAAGGAAAATCAGTGGATAGTAGTATTGATACTCCAAGTGAGCAATTACGGAAAAAGGATCCAGTAAAGGATTTTCTGATAGTTGCATTAGTGGTTGTCCTTTCGCTTATAGCGCTATTTAAAGTGACATATCCTGTTATTTTCCAGTCAGCATTGAGGCCTGTAACCATGTTTGCAGAGGAACTTTCAGAGGGGGGAAGTGGTATAAAGACCTTTTCATCGGACGTGATATTTTATTTGTTGGTGTTCAGTATGCTTATGTCGCTTTTTACTTTTTCCTGCTTGCATTTTGCAGGGATTAGTTTGTTAGATGATTATTTGGTAGGAGGGCTCAACTCCCTATTGTTGGTGTGGCTTTCTGGCACGGCATTCTTTATGGTGTTGTCTTTTATGAAATACCTGTGGATCAAGTTCTTTGCGGTGGTATATCAATTGGACAAAGTAGACTTCAGCCAATTTTTTTATTTGGTACGGATACTGATGATGGTATTGTTGGTTATGTTCATTGTGCTGATGGGATTTTATCTGCAAGGTTATACGAAAATGGACGAAATGGTGGAATTTGCCCTGGGTTTATTTCTCTTGGTCTATTTGGCAGGGATTTTTAGGCTTTTTTACTTGATGTTAAAAAAAGTGCCTTTTAAAAGTTACCATTTATTTTCTTACCTTTGCAGTTCCGAATTGGTTCCCTTTTTAGTGATCGTTAAGTTGATCGTTGGCTAA
- the porL gene encoding type IX secretion system motor protein PorL/GldL — MAKRNEKSFSHMFYGSIMPKIYGIGASVVILGAMFKILDWEGASLMIGIGLSTEAAIFFLSAFEPQSEEVDWSKVYPELADGSVPPAPRQSRVAQGSGDQTSQKLDKMLEDANIGSDLIDNLGKGLKNLADSTKKMGTVADAALATNEYAENVKVASKTLVDINQSYSKTAAALSEMSNASQEAKDYRDQVVSVTQNLSALNAVYEMELQDANSHVKVLNKFYSNVTAAMEGLNEAGKETETFKAELAKLNKNVSSLNSVYGGMLTAMKG, encoded by the coding sequence ATGGCTAAACGCAACGAAAAATCTTTCTCCCACATGTTTTATGGTTCCATAATGCCGAAGATTTATGGAATCGGAGCTTCTGTAGTAATCTTAGGGGCAATGTTTAAAATCCTCGATTGGGAAGGTGCCTCACTCATGATCGGAATAGGCCTATCTACAGAGGCAGCTATTTTCTTCCTTTCGGCTTTTGAACCACAATCAGAAGAGGTGGATTGGAGCAAAGTATACCCTGAACTTGCAGACGGTTCGGTACCTCCGGCGCCTCGTCAGTCAAGAGTGGCACAGGGATCAGGCGACCAGACTTCCCAGAAGCTGGATAAAATGCTAGAGGATGCCAATATTGGTTCTGACCTGATCGATAACTTGGGCAAGGGATTAAAAAATCTAGCTGATTCCACCAAAAAAATGGGGACTGTGGCAGATGCTGCATTGGCGACCAACGAATATGCGGAAAATGTAAAAGTAGCTTCCAAAACATTGGTGGACATCAATCAGTCTTACAGCAAAACTGCTGCGGCACTCTCTGAAATGTCCAATGCTTCCCAAGAGGCTAAAGATTATAGAGACCAGGTAGTCTCAGTGACCCAAAACTTATCCGCACTGAACGCAGTGTACGAGATGGAATTGCAAGATGCAAATAGTCATGTTAAAGTACTCAATAAATTCTATTCAAACGTTACAGCGGCCATGGAAGGCTTAAATGAAGCCGGCAAAGAAACCGAAACCTTCAAAGCTGAGCTGGCGAAGCTGAACAAGAATGTCAGCTCTCTTAACAGTGTATATGGTGGCATGCTGACGGCCATGAAGGGTTAA